TCGTCCGCCAGCTCCGCCTGCGCGACATCGGCGGCATCATCGTCGTCGACTTCATCGACATGGTGCTCGAGTCCAACCGCGATCTCGTGCTGCGACGCCTCGTCGAGTGCCTCAGCCGCGATCGCACCAAGCATCAGGTCGCCGAGGTGACCTCGCTCGGCCTCGTGCAGATGACCCGCAAGAAGCTGGGACTGGGACTGCTCGAGACCTTCAGCGAGGCGTGCGAAGTCTGCGCGGGCCGTGGCGTGATCGTGCACCACGACCCGGTCGTCAAGCACCGCGGTGCGCCGGCGCCCGCATCCAACGGCGGACGTCGGTCGCGCCAGAACTCCTCGCCCGCCACCTCCGCCGGCAACGGCTCCGTGAGTGGGGGGACGCACGTGATCACCGAGAGCGCGAAGTCGGCGCTCGCCCAGATCGCGGCGTCCACCATCCACACCGCAACCGAGGATGCACAGGAAGCCTCCGAGGTCGCCGAGGTGACGCTGCCCGACGTCCAGCCGGAGGTCGCGCCCGAGCGCGCGAAGCGCCCGCGCAAGAAGCGCGAGTCGGCTCCTCGCTCGTCGTCCACCGAGCGGAGTGAGAAGGAGATCCTTCTCGACTCGGTTCTGAGCGCTCTGCCGGAGCCGAAGGCGCCCGGCCAGGGGCGGGGACGTCGTCGCGTCACCACCGCGGCGCTGACCGGCACCCCGGTCGCGGCGACGCCGAGCGCCGAATCCGCTGCGGAGTGACGTTCGCGCGTCGCGGGGGCGCTCTCAGCCCTCGCGACGCTCGCGCGCGGTGATGCGCAGACCCGAGGCGATCAGGCGTTTGACGAGTTCGCGGCCGCTGACGTGCTCGGCTCCGGCAGCGATCAGACGCGGCAGCGCGTCTTCCGGGACGTCGTAGTGGTCGCGATCGAATCCGCGCCGAGGGATGCCGTTCGCGGCGGCGAAGGCGTGCAGTTCATCGAGGTCGCTGTCGCTGACCAGATGCGCCCACATCCGCCCGTGGGCGGGCCAGCGCGGGTCATCGATGAGGATCGCCATCCCCGCAGTCTAGGTCGACGCGCGACACGCCTCGCTTCGCTTTTGCCGATGACCTCGGCATCCGGTAAAGTAGACCCTTGGTGCGTCGAGTTTCGCCTCCGCACTGGATATTTGGGTACACCCTCAGGGGACGTACTCGTCCCATGAAGACAGCCGGGGCCGTTGGCTCCGCAGAAGAAAAACAGGTGTGAAGTGGTTTACGCAGTTGTGCGCGCCGGTGGCCGTCAGGAGAAGGTGGAGGTCGGCACGATCGTCGTCCTCGACCGTCAGCAGGCCAAGATCGGCGACAAGCTCGAGCTGCCCGCGGTGCTGCTCGTCGATGGTGACGCCGTGACGACCGACGCCGACAAGCTCGCGAAGGTGACCGTGACCGCCGAGGTCCTCGGCGAGGAGCGCGGCCCGAAGATCGTGATCCAGAAGTTCAAGAACAAGACCGGCTACAAGAAGCGCCAGGGCCACCGTCAGGACCTCACGCGCGTCAAGATCACCGGCATCAAGTAAGCGGAAGAGGCACACGAGATGGCACACAAGAAGGGCGCAAGCTCTACCCGTAACGGTCGTGACTCCAACGCCCAGCGACTGGGCGTGAAGCGTTTCGGCGGCCAGGCCGTCAACGCGGGCGAGATCCTCGTTCGCCAGCGCGGAACGCACTTCCACCCGGGCGCCAACGTCGGTCGCGGCGGAGACGACACGCTGTTCGCCCTCGCCGCCGGTGCGGTCGAGTTCGGCACCAAGGGCGGCCGGAAGGTCGTCAACATCGTCGCCGCCGCGGAGTGACCGCGCGTTCGACCACGAACATCATGAGGTGAGGGGCGGGCTTCGGCTCGCCCCTCCTTCGTTAGATCCCCTTTTCCCCTTTCCCACCTTCCCCGTCAGGAGACCGACATGGTGACCTTCGTCGATCGAGTGACGCTCCATCTGCGCGCCGGCAAGGGCGGCAACGGCTGTGTGTCCGTGCGCCGCGAGAAGTTCAAGCCGCTCGCCGGTCCCGATGGTGGCAACGGGGGACACGGCGGCGATATCGTCCTCGTCGCCGACCCGCAGGTGACGACGTTGCTGTCGTACCACCACTCACCGCACCGCGCTGCCGGAAACGGCGGTTTCGGCATGGGCGACAACCGCTCCGGCGCCGCGGGGGAGAGTCTCGAGCTCGCCGTTCCGGTCGGCACGGTGGTGAAGGATGCCGAGGGGGAGACGCTCGCGGATCTCGTCGTCCCCGGTACCCGCTTCGTCGTCGCCCCCGGCGGTCAGGGCGGGCTCGGCAATGCCGCTCTTGCGAACCCCAAGCGCAAAGCGCCCGGCTTCGCACTGCTCGGTACGCCCGGGTGGGAGGGTGACGTCCTCCTCGAGTTGAAGACGGTCGCCGATGTCGCCCTCGTCGGCTTCCCCTCGGCGGGCAAGTCCAGCCTCATCGCGGCGATCTCCGCGGCACGCCCCAAGATCGCCGACTACCCGTTCACGACGCTGCATCCGAACCTGGGCGTCGTGCAGGCCGGCGACACGCGCTTCACCGTGGCCGACGTACCCGGACTCATCGAGGGCGCGAGCGAGGGCAAGGGGCTGGGACTCGAGTTCCTGCGCCATGTCGAGCGCTGCACCGCACTCGTGCACGTCCTCGACTGCGCGACCCTGGAACCCGGTCGTGACCCGCTGAGCGATCTCGACGTGATCCGCGAGGAACTCGCGAACTACCCGGTTCCCGAAGGACAGACGCCGCTGCTCGATCGCCCGCAGCTCGTGGCTCTGAACAAGGTCGACGTGCCCGAGGCCAAGGATCTCGCCGACTTGGTGCGCCCCGATCTGGAAGAGCGCGGCTACCGGGTGTTCGAGATCTCGACGGTCAGCCACGAGGGTCTGCGGCAGCTGACGTTCGCGCTGGGCGACATCATCGCGCAGCATCGTGTGCAGGTGGCCGAGTCTCCCGCAGCGGAGCGCATCGTGATCCGCCCCAAGGGCGCGCAGAAGGACTTCGAGATCCGCGTCGAGGGCGGGACCTACGGAAACGTCTATCGCATCCTCGGCGACAAGCCGCTGCGATGGGTACAGCAGACAGATTTCCAGAACGAAGAAGCGGTCGGCTTCCTCGCAGATCGCCTCGAAAAGCTGGGCGTGGAAGATGAGCTGTTCCGCGTGGGAGCGGTCGCGGGCTCGACGGTCGTGATCGGGCCGGGCGACGGCATCGTGTTCGACTGGCATCCGTCGCTCTCGTCGGCCGCCGAACTGATGACGGCTCCGCGCGGCACCGACCCCCGCCTCGACCTGAACCCGCGCCGCACCACATCACAGCGACGCGAGCGCTACCACGAGCGGATGGACGCCAAGGCGGAAGCCCGGGCGGAACTCGAGGCCGAGCGCCTCGGGGTGCCGGACTTCTCCTTCGACGGAGAGGATGACGAGCAAGCGTGAGCGTGCACGATCGGTCCGGCATCGCGGGGGCGCGTCGCGTCGTCGTGAAGGTGGGCTCCTCTTCCATCAGCGGGGACAACCATCACCGCATCGAATCGATCGTCGACGCACTCGCGGCCGCACACGCCCGCGGCACGCAGGTCGTGCTGGTCTCCTCCGGCGCGATCGCCACGGCGCTGCCCCTGCTCAACCTCGACGGCCGGCCCTCCGATCTCGCGACCCAGCAGGCGGCGGCCGCGGTCGGCCAGAACGTGCTCATGTGGCGCTATCAGACCACGCTGGAGCGATACGGGCTTCTCGCCGGCCAAGTGCTGCTGACGGCCGGTGACCTCGAGAACGCCGCACACCGCGCCAATGCCCGCCGCGCAGTGGATCGGCTGCTGGGTCTG
The sequence above is a segment of the Microbacterium sp. PM5 genome. Coding sequences within it:
- a CDS encoding DUF4031 domain-containing protein, translating into MAILIDDPRWPAHGRMWAHLVSDSDLDELHAFAAANGIPRRGFDRDHYDVPEDALPRLIAAGAEHVSGRELVKRLIASGLRITARERREG
- the rplU gene encoding 50S ribosomal protein L21 gives rise to the protein MVYAVVRAGGRQEKVEVGTIVVLDRQQAKIGDKLELPAVLLVDGDAVTTDADKLAKVTVTAEVLGEERGPKIVIQKFKNKTGYKKRQGHRQDLTRVKITGIK
- the rpmA gene encoding 50S ribosomal protein L27, yielding MAHKKGASSTRNGRDSNAQRLGVKRFGGQAVNAGEILVRQRGTHFHPGANVGRGGDDTLFALAAGAVEFGTKGGRKVVNIVAAAE
- the obgE gene encoding GTPase ObgE, translated to MVTFVDRVTLHLRAGKGGNGCVSVRREKFKPLAGPDGGNGGHGGDIVLVADPQVTTLLSYHHSPHRAAGNGGFGMGDNRSGAAGESLELAVPVGTVVKDAEGETLADLVVPGTRFVVAPGGQGGLGNAALANPKRKAPGFALLGTPGWEGDVLLELKTVADVALVGFPSAGKSSLIAAISAARPKIADYPFTTLHPNLGVVQAGDTRFTVADVPGLIEGASEGKGLGLEFLRHVERCTALVHVLDCATLEPGRDPLSDLDVIREELANYPVPEGQTPLLDRPQLVALNKVDVPEAKDLADLVRPDLEERGYRVFEISTVSHEGLRQLTFALGDIIAQHRVQVAESPAAERIVIRPKGAQKDFEIRVEGGTYGNVYRILGDKPLRWVQQTDFQNEEAVGFLADRLEKLGVEDELFRVGAVAGSTVVIGPGDGIVFDWHPSLSSAAELMTAPRGTDPRLDLNPRRTTSQRRERYHERMDAKAEARAELEAERLGVPDFSFDGEDDEQA